A portion of the Adhaeribacter radiodurans genome contains these proteins:
- a CDS encoding ABC transporter ATP-binding protein produces the protein MLHATNIHKSYGALPVLKGITLQIAKGEIVSIVGSSGAGKSTLLHILGTLDNADQGEVFFNGNAVNKYKSVELARFRNQHIGFIFQFHNLLPEFTAVENVCLPGFLAGRPEEEVTTRAKELLKMLNLGHRFEHKPSEMSGGEQQRTAVARALINAPEIIFADEPSGNLDSENARELHEIFFRLRRDLHQTFVIVTHNEHLAEMADRKLVMKDGYLLN, from the coding sequence TTGCTGCACGCTACAAATATTCATAAATCATACGGAGCTCTGCCCGTTCTGAAAGGTATTACGCTCCAGATTGCCAAAGGGGAGATTGTTTCGATTGTTGGTTCATCGGGAGCGGGTAAAAGCACTCTACTTCATATTTTAGGAACTTTAGATAATGCTGATCAAGGAGAAGTGTTTTTTAACGGAAATGCGGTAAATAAATACAAAAGTGTAGAATTGGCCCGGTTTCGTAATCAGCACATTGGGTTTATTTTCCAGTTTCATAATTTATTGCCGGAGTTTACTGCGGTGGAGAATGTGTGTTTACCTGGTTTTTTAGCTGGTCGCCCCGAGGAAGAAGTAACTACCCGCGCTAAAGAATTATTAAAAATGTTGAACTTGGGTCACCGGTTCGAGCATAAACCTTCGGAAATGTCGGGAGGGGAGCAGCAGCGCACTGCCGTTGCCCGCGCTTTAATAAATGCTCCGGAAATTATTTTTGCCGATGAACCCAGCGGTAATTTAGATTCGGAAAATGCCAGAGAACTCCACGAAATTTTCTTCCGCTTGCGCCGCGATTTGCACCAAACATTTGTTATCGTAACCCACAACGAGCATCTAGCCGAAATGGCCGACCGGAAATTAGTAATGAAAGATGGTTATCTTTTAAATTAA
- a CDS encoding glycoside hydrolase family 113 has translation MMVLIVCFRIQPNVTSTPAFKSKITFRGVNWVAGDSVTLNQIVALKQQNIEWMAQTPFGWQQKYNTPELNINTHVSKSFWGESDQGLMHTTRLAKEAGIKTLLKPHIWLRDRDQNKWIGDIEMTSEADWKAWFTNYSAFILHYARLAEQNQIEALCIGTELMKPAITREKEWRQLIYDIRQVYHGQLTYAANWYLEYEKIKFWDALDFIGVQGYFPLTKKNNPTLSELQAGWKPYLSDLEKIASKFQKPVVFTEVGYKSTPDAAVEPWKWPERGITSEQDESLKTQAICYDALFQTLWQKPWFGGTFIWKWYPQVRDNGRDHRDFTPQHKPAEKILADWYGSVHRR, from the coding sequence ATGATGGTCCTTATTGTCTGTTTCCGGATACAGCCAAACGTTACCTCTACTCCCGCATTTAAAAGTAAAATTACTTTCCGGGGAGTAAATTGGGTAGCCGGCGATTCGGTAACTTTAAATCAGATAGTAGCCCTAAAACAGCAAAATATAGAATGGATGGCGCAAACGCCGTTTGGCTGGCAGCAGAAGTATAACACCCCGGAATTAAACATTAATACGCACGTAAGTAAAAGCTTTTGGGGAGAAAGCGATCAGGGTTTAATGCACACCACGCGGTTAGCGAAAGAAGCAGGCATAAAAACTTTGCTAAAACCCCATATTTGGTTAAGAGATCGGGATCAAAATAAGTGGATCGGAGACATAGAAATGACCAGCGAAGCTGACTGGAAAGCCTGGTTTACAAATTATTCGGCATTTATTTTACATTATGCCCGCTTAGCCGAACAAAACCAGATAGAAGCTCTTTGTATTGGTACCGAGTTAATGAAACCAGCCATTACCCGCGAAAAAGAATGGCGCCAGTTGATTTACGATATTCGGCAAGTTTACCATGGTCAGCTTACTTATGCGGCAAATTGGTACCTGGAATACGAAAAAATAAAATTCTGGGACGCGCTCGACTTTATCGGGGTACAAGGTTACTTTCCGCTCACCAAAAAAAATAATCCCACTTTATCTGAGCTTCAGGCCGGTTGGAAGCCATATTTAAGTGATTTAGAAAAAATAGCTAGTAAATTTCAAAAGCCGGTAGTTTTTACGGAAGTAGGCTACAAAAGCACCCCCGATGCTGCCGTGGAACCCTGGAAATGGCCGGAAAGAGGAATTACATCCGAACAAGATGAGTCACTTAAAACCCAAGCCATATGTTATGATGCTCTATTTCAGACTCTTTGGCAAAAGCCTTGGTTTGGCGGTACTTTTATCTGGAAATGGTACCCACAAGTCCGCGATAATGGCCGCGACCACCGCGACTTTACGCCCCAGCACAAACCCGCCGAAAAGATTTTAGCAGACTGGTACGGATCAGTCCATAGACGATAG
- the sucC gene encoding ADP-forming succinate--CoA ligase subunit beta: protein MNIHEYQGKEILKSYGVRVQEGIIARNPDQAVEAAKRLTAETGTGWHVVKAQIHAGGRGKGGGVKVAKNLDQVRELASQILGMTLVTPQTGPEGKVVHKILIAQDVYYPGPTEPKEFYMSILLDRAKGQNVIMASTEGGMDIEEVAETHPEKIIKEWIDPAVGLQAFQARKVAFAFGLEGEAFKEMVKFITALYKAYLDTDASQFEINPVLKTSDNKILAVDAKVNLDDNALYRHRAFEDLRDFNEEDPLEVEASASNLNYVKLDGNVGCMVNGAGLAMATMDIIKLSGGEPANFLDVGGGANAQTVEAGFRIILKDPNVKAILINIFGGIVRCDRVANGVVEAYKNIGDIQVPIIVRLQGTNAEEGARIIDESGLKVYSAVLLKDAAQRVKEVLA, encoded by the coding sequence ATGAACATACACGAATATCAGGGAAAAGAAATTTTAAAAAGTTATGGTGTACGGGTACAGGAAGGCATTATTGCCCGCAACCCCGACCAAGCCGTAGAAGCCGCTAAACGCCTGACGGCCGAAACCGGTACCGGTTGGCATGTTGTTAAAGCCCAAATTCATGCGGGTGGACGCGGTAAAGGCGGCGGAGTTAAAGTGGCCAAAAACCTGGATCAGGTACGCGAGCTTGCTTCGCAAATATTAGGTATGACTCTGGTAACCCCCCAAACGGGCCCGGAAGGTAAAGTAGTACATAAAATATTAATTGCTCAGGATGTTTACTATCCGGGGCCTACTGAGCCAAAGGAATTTTACATGAGTATCTTACTCGATCGGGCAAAAGGTCAGAATGTAATTATGGCCAGCACCGAAGGCGGGATGGATATTGAAGAAGTAGCTGAAACCCATCCGGAAAAAATTATTAAAGAATGGATTGATCCGGCCGTAGGTTTACAAGCTTTCCAGGCACGTAAAGTTGCTTTTGCTTTTGGTCTGGAAGGAGAAGCCTTTAAAGAAATGGTAAAGTTTATTACCGCGCTTTATAAGGCATATTTAGATACCGATGCTTCGCAGTTTGAAATTAACCCGGTTTTAAAAACGTCGGATAATAAAATATTGGCGGTAGATGCCAAAGTAAACCTAGACGATAATGCCCTTTACCGCCATCGGGCTTTTGAAGACCTGCGCGACTTTAACGAAGAAGATCCTCTAGAAGTAGAAGCTAGTGCCAGTAACTTAAATTACGTTAAGTTAGATGGTAACGTAGGTTGTATGGTAAACGGAGCGGGTTTGGCTATGGCAACTATGGATATTATTAAGCTATCGGGTGGTGAGCCGGCTAACTTCCTGGACGTTGGAGGTGGAGCAAACGCCCAAACCGTAGAAGCTGGTTTCCGGATTATTTTAAAAGATCCCAACGTAAAAGCTATTTTAATTAATATTTTTGGAGGTATTGTTCGTTGCGACCGCGTAGCGAACGGAGTAGTAGAAGCCTACAAAAACATTGGCGATATTCAGGTTCCGATTATTGTGCGCTTACAAGGCACTAATGCCGAAGAAGGCGCCCGCATTATAGATGAATCTGGTTTAAAAGTTTACTCTGCCGTTTTGTTAAAAGATGCCGCTCAGCGCGTAAAAGAAGTATTGGCTTAA
- a CDS encoding organic hydroperoxide resistance protein: MKTLYTAEVTATGGRSGHVKSSDGIIDLEVNVPEGLGGKKGSSNPEQLFAAGYASCFQSAVLLVAGKQNIRLDRESTVTAHVSLLQVDNEKYGLGVKLVVDLKGIDHEQAVEIVNKAHEVCPYSVGTRGNIDVQLEVV, encoded by the coding sequence ATGAAAACCTTGTATACTGCCGAAGTAACGGCTACCGGAGGTCGCAGCGGCCACGTAAAATCATCGGATGGAATTATTGATCTGGAAGTAAATGTGCCGGAAGGATTAGGAGGCAAAAAGGGAAGTAGTAATCCAGAGCAATTGTTTGCAGCGGGCTATGCTTCTTGTTTTCAGAGCGCCGTTTTGTTGGTGGCAGGCAAGCAAAATATTCGCTTAGACCGAGAATCTACCGTTACTGCTCACGTAAGCTTATTACAAGTAGACAACGAGAAGTATGGGTTAGGCGTTAAATTAGTAGTAGATTTAAAAGGCATAGATCACGAGCAGGCAGTTGAGATAGTAAATAAAGCCCATGAGGTGTGTCCGTATTCGGTAGGTACCCGGGGTAACATTGACGTACAACTGGAAGTAGTGTAG
- a CDS encoding amino acid permease — protein sequence MASNLFAKKSITKLIQESEGGGGDGHSHTLKRTLSATNLILLGIGAIIGTGIFVLTGSAAAQFAGPGLVVSFIVAGIACAFAGLCYAEFASMIPIAGSAYTYGYATLGELIAWIIGWDLILEYMFGAATVAVGWSGYVVSFLRDLNINIAPEWWNAPGISLIQDPKTSAWLQVTDQLTHQYASQGIDIASLPHATGVFNFVAASAIILITIILIIGIQESARFNNLIVFMKLFVVLAFILAGGYYLLRNPEVAAQNWTPFIPDNTGEFGHYGWSGIMRAAGVIFFAYIGFDAVSTAAQEAKNPQRDMPIGILGSLVICTILYILVSGILTGLVDYRQLNVAEPIAIGIEVTGYTVLRDLIKIGAIAGLSSVMLVMLLGQPRIFYSMSRDGLIPPLFGKVHPKYQTPYVSSILIGIVCAITAGALPIAQLGEMTSIGTLLAFVIVCGGVWYMRVHEPERARPFRTPWVPLVPILGMLVCFAMMASLNIHTWYRLIGWLVIGLVVYFFYSRKHSKLNKTPVVHSGK from the coding sequence ATGGCATCTAATTTATTTGCAAAAAAATCAATCACTAAATTAATTCAGGAGTCGGAAGGTGGTGGCGGCGATGGTCATTCGCATACCCTTAAACGTACTTTATCGGCTACTAATTTAATTTTATTGGGCATTGGAGCCATTATTGGAACAGGTATTTTTGTTCTTACCGGGAGTGCGGCCGCACAATTTGCCGGGCCGGGCTTAGTTGTTTCCTTTATTGTGGCGGGTATTGCCTGCGCCTTTGCAGGTTTGTGTTACGCCGAATTTGCGTCTATGATTCCGATTGCCGGGTCTGCATATACGTATGGTTATGCCACTTTAGGAGAATTAATTGCCTGGATTATAGGGTGGGATTTAATTCTGGAATATATGTTTGGCGCAGCTACTGTGGCCGTTGGTTGGAGTGGTTACGTAGTGAGTTTTCTCCGGGATTTAAATATTAATATTGCGCCCGAATGGTGGAATGCTCCCGGAATTTCTTTAATTCAAGACCCTAAAACCAGTGCCTGGTTACAGGTTACAGATCAGCTCACACATCAATATGCATCTCAAGGCATTGACATTGCTTCATTACCCCATGCTACGGGTGTATTTAACTTTGTAGCCGCCAGTGCTATTATTTTAATAACCATTATTCTGATTATTGGGATTCAGGAATCAGCTCGCTTTAATAATTTAATAGTATTTATGAAGTTGTTTGTGGTACTGGCTTTTATTTTGGCTGGTGGATATTATTTGCTTCGTAATCCGGAAGTAGCTGCTCAAAACTGGACACCTTTTATACCTGACAACACCGGCGAGTTTGGCCATTATGGCTGGAGTGGTATTATGCGGGCAGCGGGGGTTATTTTCTTTGCCTATATTGGTTTTGATGCCGTTAGCACGGCTGCTCAGGAAGCTAAAAACCCGCAACGCGACATGCCTATTGGTATTTTAGGGTCATTAGTAATTTGTACCATTCTGTATATTTTAGTGTCGGGTATTTTAACAGGATTAGTAGATTACCGTCAATTAAACGTAGCAGAACCTATCGCTATTGGTATCGAAGTTACCGGTTATACTGTGTTGCGGGATTTAATTAAAATTGGAGCAATAGCTGGCTTAAGTTCGGTAATGCTGGTAATGTTGTTGGGGCAGCCGCGTATTTTCTATTCTATGTCGCGCGATGGTCTTATTCCACCTTTGTTCGGGAAGGTGCATCCAAAATATCAAACACCTTACGTTAGCTCTATTTTGATTGGGATAGTTTGTGCAATTACTGCCGGTGCTTTACCAATTGCTCAGTTAGGAGAGATGACTTCAATTGGTACTTTACTGGCCTTTGTTATTGTTTGCGGTGGAGTTTGGTACATGCGGGTACATGAACCAGAGCGTGCCCGACCATTCCGGACGCCATGGGTGCCTTTAGTGCCAATATTAGGTATGTTGGTTTGCTTTGCCATGATGGCCAGTTTAAATATTCATACCTGGTACCGGCTAATAGGTTGGCTAGTTATTGGGTTAGTTGTTTATTTCTTTTACAGCCGTAAGCACAGTAAATTAAATAAAACACCAGTAGTGCACAGCGGTAAATAA
- a CDS encoding sll1863 family stress response protein: protein MDHYPLKPENMRAPANLSRAEIQQSLEELDNKIKILQGRAHATTADSNHTYHEHIAGLEKKRALLAQKLEATQDETSNTWTDIKNGLQNLKDEIRNMLD from the coding sequence ATGGATCATTACCCGTTAAAACCAGAAAACATGCGAGCGCCAGCGAACTTGAGCCGGGCAGAAATTCAACAAAGTTTAGAGGAATTAGATAATAAAATTAAAATTTTACAAGGCCGGGCCCACGCTACCACCGCTGATTCAAATCATACTTATCATGAGCATATAGCTGGGTTAGAGAAAAAACGCGCTTTACTGGCGCAAAAATTAGAGGCTACCCAAGACGAAACTTCTAACACTTGGACGGACATTAAAAACGGTTTACAAAACCTGAAAGATGAAATCCGGAATATGCTTGATTAG
- the ftsZ gene encoding cell division protein FtsZ — MSFSSYKFDIPTQSKSIIKVIGVGGGGSNAVNHMCGQGIKDVEFVVCNTDAQALKSSNVPNKLQIGVDLTEGLGAGANPERGKQAAIESREQIRELLGNDTKMVFITAGMGGGTGTGAAPVIAKIAKELDILTVGIVTAPFIFEGKKKRDAAERGIKDLSENCDTVLVILNDKLREIFGNLPIRQAFAKADNVLTTAAKSIAEIITVTSEVNVDFEDVKTVMKDSGAAVMGSATTEGENRALRAAEEALSSPLLNNTDIHGAQKILLSIMSGDQAELEMDELTEITEYIQEKAGEEAEVIFGHGIDPELGQSIRVTVIATGFAREAVTINTGQVKKNTYPETDPQINIFDTDRSVVVKEEAEPARPAAPVRVPVQDASPTPIPVPVSTPAPAPVPTRVPAEPAKIVFDLESQHEVFTPEETGDVVTNTPAEEELNNLQQKSLERRERLRRLSSEITNEAIKEKLEVPAYLRRNVALENVPHSSNRNISRFNLSDDNDILGDNKFLHDNVD, encoded by the coding sequence ATGAGTTTTTCATCCTATAAGTTTGATATACCTACGCAAAGCAAATCTATCATTAAAGTTATTGGTGTTGGTGGAGGAGGTAGTAATGCAGTAAACCACATGTGTGGTCAGGGCATTAAAGATGTAGAATTTGTGGTATGTAATACCGACGCACAGGCTCTGAAAAGCAGCAATGTACCCAATAAATTGCAAATTGGCGTTGATTTAACCGAAGGTTTAGGCGCTGGAGCTAATCCGGAGCGCGGTAAGCAAGCGGCTATCGAAAGCCGTGAACAAATCCGGGAACTATTGGGTAATGATACTAAAATGGTATTTATTACGGCTGGTATGGGCGGTGGTACCGGTACGGGCGCAGCCCCTGTAATTGCGAAAATTGCAAAAGAACTCGATATACTAACGGTTGGTATTGTTACTGCTCCTTTTATATTTGAAGGTAAGAAGAAACGGGACGCTGCCGAAAGAGGAATTAAAGACCTGAGCGAAAATTGTGATACGGTTTTAGTAATTCTGAATGACAAACTACGGGAAATTTTTGGCAATTTGCCTATCCGGCAGGCTTTTGCAAAGGCGGATAATGTTTTAACTACTGCTGCCAAAAGTATTGCCGAAATTATTACTGTTACCTCCGAAGTAAACGTAGACTTTGAAGATGTAAAAACAGTAATGAAAGATTCAGGCGCGGCCGTAATGGGATCTGCTACTACCGAAGGAGAAAACCGGGCTTTGCGGGCTGCCGAAGAAGCTTTATCGTCGCCATTATTGAATAACACCGACATTCACGGAGCGCAAAAGATATTGCTTTCTATCATGTCAGGCGATCAGGCTGAACTGGAAATGGACGAATTGACCGAAATAACGGAATATATCCAGGAAAAAGCCGGAGAAGAAGCGGAAGTAATTTTCGGACACGGGATTGATCCGGAATTAGGTCAAAGCATTCGGGTAACGGTAATTGCTACTGGTTTTGCCCGTGAAGCAGTAACTATTAATACCGGTCAGGTAAAAAAAAACACTTACCCGGAAACTGACCCCCAAATCAACATTTTCGATACCGATCGGAGTGTAGTTGTTAAAGAAGAGGCGGAACCTGCTCGTCCGGCTGCTCCTGTAAGAGTACCTGTACAGGACGCTTCGCCAACTCCAATTCCGGTTCCTGTTTCTACGCCCGCTCCAGCACCGGTGCCAACGCGGGTACCAGCAGAGCCGGCTAAAATTGTTTTTGATTTAGAATCGCAACACGAAGTTTTTACTCCCGAAGAAACAGGTGATGTGGTTACAAATACACCAGCCGAAGAGGAGTTAAATAATTTGCAGCAAAAATCACTGGAACGCCGCGAACGTTTGCGTCGGTTAAGCAGTGAAATTACGAATGAAGCTATTAAAGAAAAGTTAGAAGTTCCTGCTTACTTGCGTCGGAATGTTGCCCTGGAGAATGTACCCCATTCTTCTAACCGTAATATTTCCCGCTTTAATTTAAGTGATGATAACGATATTCTGGGTGATAACAAGTTTCTGCATGATAATGTAGATTAA
- the ftsA gene encoding cell division protein FtsA: MQNDKIVVGLDIGTTKICALVGRKNEFGKLEILGMGKAVSEGVVRGIVSNIDKTVDAIRKAIRQAEEQSGINIGVVNVGIAGQHIKSLQHNGSITRATSDNEITVEDVNRLTNDMYRLVTPPGSEIIHVMPQDYKVDYEEGIVDPVGMSGVRLEGNFHIITAQSNAINNINKCVTRAGLEIDNLILEPLASCMSVLSEEEKDAGVALVDIGGGTTDLAIFKDNIIRHAAVLPFGGNIVTTDIKQGCMVMQNQAEQLKVRFGKAIADEASDNEIVSIPGLRDRTPKEISIKNLAYIIEARMEEIIELVYSEIVRSGYANSLAAGIVITGGGSQLQNLVQLVEYLTGLDARIGYPNEHLGKSKIDAVKSPMYATTVGLVLAGYQALDERLNRYTEIAARTSENRVNERVAKPATASGGSDFFRKIIDRTKGLLIDDFDDKQNY, translated from the coding sequence ATGCAAAACGACAAAATTGTAGTAGGCTTGGATATCGGGACAACCAAAATTTGTGCCTTGGTTGGCCGGAAAAACGAGTTCGGTAAGTTAGAAATTTTAGGAATGGGAAAAGCGGTTTCGGAAGGAGTTGTTCGCGGCATTGTGAGCAATATCGATAAAACCGTGGATGCTATCCGCAAAGCTATCCGGCAGGCAGAAGAACAATCCGGAATAAACATTGGCGTAGTAAATGTAGGTATTGCCGGGCAGCACATTAAGAGCTTGCAGCACAACGGCAGCATTACCCGGGCTACTTCGGATAATGAAATTACCGTAGAAGATGTAAACCGCCTGACCAACGACATGTACCGGTTGGTAACACCGCCAGGAAGCGAAATTATTCACGTAATGCCGCAAGATTACAAAGTGGATTACGAAGAAGGCATTGTGGATCCGGTAGGAATGTCGGGAGTTCGCTTAGAGGGAAATTTCCACATCATAACCGCGCAGTCTAACGCCATTAACAACATTAACAAATGCGTTACCCGGGCTGGCTTGGAAATCGACAATTTGATTTTGGAACCGCTGGCATCGTGTATGTCCGTGTTAAGCGAAGAAGAAAAAGATGCGGGCGTAGCTTTGGTTGATATTGGAGGTGGAACCACTGACCTGGCCATTTTCAAAGACAATATTATCCGGCATGCCGCAGTTTTACCTTTCGGTGGCAATATAGTAACCACCGATATTAAGCAAGGCTGCATGGTTATGCAAAACCAAGCCGAGCAATTAAAAGTACGGTTTGGTAAAGCCATTGCCGACGAAGCATCCGATAACGAGATTGTTTCTATACCGGGCTTACGCGACCGTACCCCGAAAGAGATCTCCATTAAAAACCTTGCTTATATAATTGAGGCAAGAATGGAAGAGATTATTGAACTTGTTTATTCAGAAATTGTTAGAAGCGGATATGCGAATAGTCTGGCTGCTGGCATTGTAATAACCGGTGGAGGTTCGCAGTTACAGAACTTAGTACAGTTAGTAGAATACTTAACCGGCCTGGATGCCCGTATTGGCTACCCAAATGAGCATCTAGGTAAAAGTAAAATCGATGCTGTAAAAAGTCCGATGTACGCTACCACTGTTGGGTTAGTATTAGCTGGTTATCAAGCTTTGGATGAACGCTTAAATCGTTATACTGAAATTGCCGCCCGTACTTCCGAAAACCGGGTAAACGAACGAGTAGCAAAACCTGCTACTGCTTCGGGTGGTAGTGACTTTTTTAGAAAAATAATAGACCGTACAAAAGGTTTATTAATCGACGATTTTGACGATAAGCAAAATTATTAA
- a CDS encoding cell division protein FtsQ/DivIB — MAQRQAQKAVRKVSVSIDNEYNNYFISEREVKNILTNDGEKVLEGSKITDIGLKNLELRIKSHKFVREAQVYRDLAGNLNIKIKQNRPIARLVHDNSEEDVYIDDEGNVLPLSERFTARVIPITRSLFRPAQTRSFYQDSLGRAYLDLLKFIEKDAFWKAQLAEMQIDAKGKVIFMPQVGTQVIEFGKPDEVEQKFKKLLVVYKKVLPAMGWDRYKRVNLEFHDQIICE; from the coding sequence GTGGCGCAGAGACAAGCTCAAAAAGCTGTTCGAAAAGTTTCAGTGTCCATTGATAATGAGTATAATAACTATTTTATTAGTGAGCGGGAAGTAAAAAATATTCTTACGAATGATGGTGAGAAGGTTTTAGAAGGTTCAAAAATCACAGATATCGGTTTAAAAAACCTTGAATTGCGGATTAAATCGCATAAATTTGTGCGGGAAGCACAGGTATATCGTGATTTAGCCGGTAACTTAAACATTAAAATTAAACAAAACAGGCCTATAGCCAGATTAGTACACGACAATTCAGAAGAGGACGTCTATATTGATGATGAAGGTAATGTTTTACCTTTATCAGAAAGATTTACCGCACGGGTGATCCCTATTACCAGATCCTTGTTTCGGCCGGCGCAAACTCGGTCCTTTTACCAGGATTCATTAGGCCGGGCATATTTGGACTTGCTGAAGTTTATCGAAAAAGATGCTTTCTGGAAAGCGCAGTTAGCGGAAATGCAGATTGATGCCAAAGGTAAAGTAATTTTCATGCCTCAGGTAGGTACTCAGGTTATTGAATTTGGCAAGCCAGATGAAGTGGAACAGAAATTTAAAAAGTTGTTGGTTGTTTACAAAAAAGTACTTCCCGCTATGGGTTGGGACAGGTACAAACGGGTAAACCTGGAGTTTCATGATCAGATCATTTGTGAATAA